Proteins encoded within one genomic window of Triticum aestivum cultivar Chinese Spring chromosome 2D, IWGSC CS RefSeq v2.1, whole genome shotgun sequence:
- the LOC123048235 gene encoding probably inactive receptor-like protein kinase At2g46850, producing the protein MPPMSPPPPPFLHLLLLLTVSVGAISGAEPTGGSCGGGAESCGDLVLPFPFHLNSSAACTAADGNSSSLFHLSCDGGGGHNATLTLTLGAAAFRVLEFLPSGTSLLLDYAPPAAPPCDPAYAAFSRPSSPAAALDAAASFLAVAPANVLRLYACEDSSLCRAGCDDVAAPACAGKKPAAAGCCYPLSDGSVWKPGDGLGVFAGFGCRGFSSWVKNRSSATAGVTRAIEVEWAMPRGSALAVCADGARLVNSTTVRGGVRCACTSGLVGDGFAQGTGCSKRLECGDGDGAACCQGRFCSKKAVALAGFFVSVFFLAAAVSFWLFLRQPSGDVNQRWDLDPACIPKILGGVCNARQFTYEQLDAATRRFEDGGQKPVDAEGAVHAGVLDDGTVVAVQRIGYETQDKLRAALDAVSLLPEVSHRNIARVVGFCLPEDPGARALLLVHEHFAGGTLEDHLRRTVGGSRATLGWHHRVNIAIELASALAYLQAHETAPTFLHDLRSSDVFLDADLTAKIAGHKLVSSSTPAAASYHHHYYGSSSSSTAGAQEQDVVCNFGLLLIELLTGLRHQNPFDSVAPKVRDGRLHEVIDPTLLLASSSGKKSQGQLPAAAEEVRKVLELAVRCLLSAENGVGMVAVARELMHLVQMVDNMGSSSSKIEISLEETFSSSSLLQMISMSPDTLHRHLPL; encoded by the coding sequence ATGCCACCCATGTCTCCTCCGCCGCCACCcttcctacacctcctcctcctcctcaccgtctcCGTCGGAGCCATCTCCGGCGCTGAACCAACCGGCGGCAGCTGCGGTGGCGGGGCCGAAAGCTGCGGCGACCTCGTGCTCCCGTTCCCGTTCCACCTCAACTCCTCCGCCGCCTGCACTGCCGCGGATGGCAATTCATCATCTCTCTTCCACCTCTcctgcgacggcggcggtggccacAATGCCACGCTTACACTCACCCTCGGCGCCGCGGCCTTCCGCGTCCTGGAGTTCCTCCCCTCGGGCACGTCCCTCCTCCTCGACTACGCCCCGCCCGCGGCCCCGCCGTGCGACCCGGCGTACGCCGCGTTCTCGCGCCCGTCCTCCCCGGCGGCCGCGCTCGACGCCGCCGCGTCCTTCCTCGCCGTCGCGCCGGCCAACGTGCTCCGCCTCTACGCCTGCGAGGACTCCTCGCTCTGCCGCGCCGGCTGCGACGACGTGGCCGCGCCGGCCTGCGCCGGGAAGAAGCCCGCGGCCGCCGGGTGCTGCTACCCGCTCTCCGACGGCAGCGTGTGGAAGCCCGGGGACGGGCTCGGCGTGTTCGCCGGCTTCGGGTGCCGGGGCTTCTCCAGCTGGGTCAAGAACCGGTCGTCGGCGACGGCGGGCGTGACGAGGGCGATCGAGGTGGAGTGGGCCATGCCGAGGGGCAGCGCGCTCGCTGTGTGCGCCGACGGCGCCAGGCTCGTGAACTCTACGACGGTGCGCGGCGGCGTGCGGTGCGCATGCACGTCCGGACTCGTCGGCGACGGCTTCGCGCAGGGCACCGGCTGCTCCAAGCGGCTCGAgtgcggcgatggcgacggcgctGCTTGTTGCCAGGGAAGGTTCTGCTCCAAGAAGGCGGTGGCGCTCGCCGGGTTCTTCGTTTCGGTGTTCTTCCTCGCGGCGGCGGTGTCGTTCTGGCTGTTCCTCCGGCAGCCTTCCGGCGACGTGAACCAGCGGTGGGACCTTGACCCGGCGTGCATCCCCAAGATCCTCGGGGGCGTGTGCAACGCGAGGCAGTTCACGTACGAGCAGCTGGACGCGGCGACGAGGCGGTTCGAGGACGGCGGCCAGAAGCCCGTCGACGCGGAGGGCGCGGTCCACGCCGGCGTGCTCGACGACGGCACCGTGGTGGCGGTGCAGAGGATCGGGTACGAGACGCAGGACAAGCTGCGGGCGGCCCTGGACGCGGTCTCGCTCCTGCCCGAGGTCTCGCACCGGAACATCGCCCGCGTCGTCGGCTTCTGCCTCCCGGAGGACCCCGGCGCGCGCGCGCTGCTGCTGGTGCACGAGCACTTCGCCGGCGGCACGCTGGAGGATCACCTGCGGCGGACGGTCGGCGGCAGCCGCGCCACCCTCGGCTGGCACCACCGCGTCAACATCGCCATCGAGCTCGCCAGCGCGCTGGCGTACCTGCAGGCGCACGAGACGGCGCCGACCTTCCTCCACGACCTCCGCTCCAGCGACGTCTTCCTCGACGCCGACCTCACCGCCAAGATCGCCGGCCACAAGCTCGTCTCCTCCTCCACCCCGGCGGCCGCCAGCTACCACCACCACTACTACGGCTCCTCGTCATCCTCAACGGCCGGGGCGCAGGAGCAGGACGTGGTGTGCAACTTCGGGCTGCTGCTGATCGAGCTGCTGACCGGGCTGCGGCACCAGAACCCGTTCGACTCGGTGGCGCCCAAGGTGAGGGACGGCAGGCTCCACGAGGTGATCGACCCCACGCTGCTCCTGgcgtcgtcgtcggggaagaagagccaggggcagctgccggcggcggcggaggaggtgcgCAAGGTGCTGGAGCTGGCGGTGCGGTGCCTGCTGAGCGCGGAGAACGGGGTCGGGATGGTGGCGGTGGCGCGGGAGCTGATGCACCTCGTCCAGATGGTGGACAACatggggagcagcagcagcaagatCGAGATCTCCCTGGAGGAGACCTTCTCCAGCTCCAGCCTCCTCCAGATGATCTCCATGTCGCCCGACACCCTCCACCGCCACCTCCCATTATAG